TGTTGATTAAATGTTCGATGTTGTCTTGGTGTGCAGAGCATGAAAAAAAGAACTTGCATCTCATTCCCTCAACTCTGCAATCAGCCAATCATACTGTGCCCTGCTTAGAAGCCCCCTCAAAAAAgataagggttttttttttatcattgtggTGATAGACACTATTAACAGTTAATGAAaccttgactttttaaaactaCGGTAAACCATCAATCTGGTCATCGTCCCAAGCCTAGTAGTGTATAAACTTGATGCTTGATTAGCTAAGACCACACCCACTGTACTTACATGGAAACGTTTGAAGAGAGCAAGCTTGTCTGTAATGTGGAGGATTGTGTCTCGGCTGTAGATAACGTCAAATGAACCCTCGGGAAACGTCCTCTTCGTGGCATCAGCAACTTCAAATTCAACCTATAAATTGTGATTTCCATTCATATTAAACATGACTGAAGCCATGACATTCAATGTGCGAGGTTTTCAACATACTGAGGGCAGCCTCTCGGCAAAGGCCCTCGCCATAGCGATGTCCACCATGTTCTCTGACAGGTCCAGGCCAAGCACCTCCACTCCGAATGTCTGAAATACAGCATGACCAACTCTGCTATGCCGATCTTCAAGAGTCAAGATGCTGTTCCATGTTTGAATGGGTGGTTTCCATGGCTCTGACCTTTGCCATGTAGAAATCGCCTCCACCGATACCACAgccaacatccagaaccttctgGCCAGGTTGTAAGTTGAGCAGATCTACAAATTCCTGTTGTTACAAGGTCACAAAGCTGTAGCTGTTTTCTTCTCTTGTACTTTATCTCGATGCACTTGTACTTCCATTTTGTTGGTTGATACCAGCATGATCCAAAAACAATGATATGATTCCTATGACGATTTGTGGAGTGGTATTGCCCCAATCCATGCATTTTGTATACATCCTGTCCTGCTCAGAGGCTTGACTTCAGGTAACAGGTCAGAATATATATTGACTTCTTTGTGAAATGGAAATTGGACAATCATCAGGTTCACAAATGTCAGCTATTTGAAGCCCTTCAGACTATAAAAAGCATTGTATGATCTTagacaaaaaagaataataattaaaaaaaaaactgtgctaaTCTAAATAACGTGACACCAATGTTTCTTTTATCATTTTTCATTGGGAAGGAACAATGTCTGAGAAACATTTTTCATCACTTTTCCAAAGGTCACAGGTGAGCGGTAATCTACCATCTCATTCGCAAGAGGCAGGATAAACGCTGGACTTGTCGTCACGCAATTGACAACCATCCACATGCACATTGACACATACaggcaatttagagtattcatgCAAGATTTTTTTGTACATTAGAGAAAACGAGAGCACCTGTCTAGTCGCAGGGAAAACATGAACTCCATATAGATAGCCCTGAAGTGAAATTTGAAACCTGAACTTGTCCAACATGAGGCCCTAATGTGCTCTTATTTTTAAGGAAAATTATTTTCAGTATCTCGACTATATGGCGTTGAATCTCAACGTAAGAGGATGGGCATGAAGAAGTTTTACAATTAGTAACGGGTACTTTAACATTTCCAAAATGATTGAACTCAACCACAACATCCCGAAATAGGGCATGTTGGATAGCTCTTCATTTAATTGATGGAATTTTACGTAAATTGACCCTCGTGAGCATAgacggttcagataatggatggatggctgaaaaaatgaaacttgatcgatgtacagtatattttttccaCTAAAATGGTTATTAAAGCCTGTACGGGCACCAAATAGTGTAAGGGTATATTTCTcgtgaaagatgtttgttctgACCTTGGTGGTGCTGAACCCGCCTGTGCTGACATAACCCGACCCGAACATCTTTTCATAGCACAGAATGCCCCGCCGAGTGTACTGGTTGTTGTCCAGGAACATCTGGAAGGTCCTGAATGTCTCCTTTGCGTCTGAAGAGCGTGCAACCTTCTCCCACAACCAGCAGATCTGATTCGGGTTGTTTTTCAACTGTAGGTGAAAAGGCAAGAACACATCAGTGacaaatttgatttttgaaCACACTCCCCTCGGCTGAACAAGTGAACTTGTTAAGGTTTAAGTCAATATTTTGAAAGATCCAAACCAGAGTACCTCAATGTAAGTTTTGACCCTCTTCCTGAAAACGATGTCGAAACCAAACCTCTGACCGGCTTCTTCATCCTCCACTTGGACCGATGCGGTCATGTGGCTGTACTGGGTTTCGGTGCGGTAACGTGTAGGGTTGAACTCCCTTTTGCAGTTACCTGTAAAGTCAGCACAATTACACCAACAGTGTAGGGCAGTACAAATATCCAGATGAATGGATTGGGTGAATTTTGTACCCGAGCGGTGGTGACATGATTCTCTGTAGAGGAGCGAGCCACCGGGCTGCAACCACACCAACATTTTCTTTAACAACAAATGCACCTCCTCGTCACTGAGGTACATCAACAGCCAGTTGGAGAAAATGAAGTCAACACTAAGGAAGACAGGAGAAGTGCGGGTCCATCCGATTTTACAATATGTTTCTATGTCTGCGATGACTTCAGATGCACATTCGCCATACACACCTGTTTGGGGGCAAGTCCAACTTTGTCACATCAGCTTGGAGGAAGGTAACGTTTTTGTGGTGCCCGTTGCTCTGCCGGTTCTTTTCCACAAAGTTCTCCATGAAATCCACGGCGGTAACGTGGTCCGCCCACTTCAGCAGATGGCTGGTGTATCGACTGTTTGTACACAAGTGCACATGTCTCAGTCTTGTATCTTGGAGATTAGGAAACTTGAAAGAGAAAATGCCTGCTCGATTATCATGTATTGAGTTTTTACTTCAGATGCGATAAGTCAGTCACCGCTATCCTATTAAAGGAGGTCCAAACTCGGAAAATACCCAAAAGGTGGCTTCCGCCAACCCCCATTTAACCACGTCATTGAATGTGACACAGAAGTCCTACACATATTTAATCTTGTGCTCCAGCTGATGAAAATTAATGCACGCTTCATAAAAACGACCCCAGACTAATACTCCAGGCTCACCCAATGCCGGACCCCAGTTCCAGCACACGACACCCAGCCAGATTGGGCAGTATGGACAAGATTTCGGGCAGTTCATGCTGAGTCAACTCAACGGCACATGAGTCCAGCATCATCTCCTGCACTGTGGCCTCCTTGGAGTGCTCCTTCCAAAACTCTGTCATGGTCCTACGCACTGCATAGGGTACAGGATTCCGATCAATGGATGATATAGAAAGGTAGTTTATTGTCaacgtgaaaaaaaagacaatttttctTGCAATGATAAAAACTACGGGTGTTGGATATCACTTTTTTCAGACCAATGGTACTCACCCCCTCAGAACACACCATTACTAAGTAACCGATACATCTACCATTTGTGATACGTATGATTTCTTTGAAATCATTGACAGAaaattttgcagaaaaaaaaggacttcagGAATATCAGACATGATTAAACCATCCCACTTCCACATACCATGCTCCATAGTGCTCTTTGAGAGTTTACTTGTGATGAATGAACTCGCACTCCTCCAGTCACAATTTGAGACGTTGGGCCCTCCTCTTACGACTTATATCAGATGAAGCCATGAGGTGTAAGAACCTGACCATGAGGATGTATCCAATCTGAGTGGAGGGAGGGCCCCGGGGTGGGTCAGAGAAAGGGGAGGAAGTGGGCCTTGgcacaattaaaacaaacaaataaaacaagaaaaaaaccacCTGCTTAACAGCGCAGATAAGTGCACAATGCAGGAATGAGTAAAATAAGTTGGCAGACTTACATGGCGACAATGAAGAAGAAATCCCACCGCTCATCGAACTGGtgaggctctctctctctctctttctccctctctgtCTGTTTGTCTCTGATacgctccctctctctcactctctttatTTTGTGCTGACACGTTGGAACTGCGCCGTGGCATGCAGCCATTATGCAACATTGCATCATGGTgcagggcgaaaaaaaaaaaggtttcggcGAAGATTATTGTTGTGTCCTACAATGACGATTCACGCATCAAATGACCATTCTCCATTAACAATAGAGTTCTAGCTATCTAAAAGACAGTTCCATTCGATCTTGTAACATTAAGTGCTGATCAAACATAGTCTGTTCAGTTGACAGAAGCATATTtgagtatgcagaaaattggtgaagatcgcacgactgtctgtgtcctatgtgttgtgttgtgtttttttgggttattttgacttcaaaatggcgccgcgagagtggctgcctttccagcagctcctatattttgttgttctacttcttcctttcataactttgctgctgtgaattgggaatttctccattgcgagactaataaagggtttcttatcttatacagAAAATTgctcaacaataataataataatgaacataataataatactggggcggcccggtagtccagtggttagcacgttggtttcacagtgcggaggtaccgggttcgattccagctccggcctccctgtgtggagtttgcatgttctccccgggcctgcgtgggttttctccgggtgctccggtttcctcccacattccaaaaacatgcgtggcaggctgattgaacactctaaattgtccctaggtgtgagtgtgaatggttgttcgtttctgtgtgccctgcgattggctggcaacggattcagggtgtcccccgcctactgcccgaagacagctgggataggctccagcaccccccgcgacccgagtgaggatcaagcggctcggaatatgaatgaatgaataataatactaaaaataaatgacatcctGTGATCTTAACCCGCAAGGAAAAACTCCAAAACCCCATCAGGGGcaaaatgagaaaccttgagaaggggccgcagatgggagaaACACCCTTCCTggatgaccaggctgcaatggataCCGAGTGGGCAACTTTGGACACAATATCTATGCAATGTTAGTGAGCAGGAACACTCCTTTGGAGAGGTGGGTCTTCACAAAACCTGGTCCGGCTATCAAGGAAGAAACCTCCATAGCTGCGCGCCTGCAAGTAAATGGTCCACCTCAGATCTGGTCCAGATCAGTCGAAGCAGAATCTGAGGTGGGTCTGCCTCAAAACCTGGTCCAACTGGTCAATGAAAAACTATCCATAGCAGAGCATCCAAGTAGATGGTCCACCTCTGATCTGATCCAGGTCAGTCGGAGCGGAATCTGTCATGATTCtatttttgtttagattacatttggtGTTGTTTccccatttgtttattttgtctctACCTGTCCTTGTCTTCCGGGTCCCTTGGGTTCACCAATCAGCTCCCAccaccctttgtgtcttgtccaggtgttgcTTGTTGTCTCGTCGGTTTGCTTGTATTAATTACGGTATGTAGTTGCCTGGGTTCTATCAGTCTTTGCCAGATTGTTGTGTTCGTGTAGTGTTTTGTTTCTCGTAGTGATGTGTGTTATTTCTCTGTGTTTTGTTGACACCTTGAGTCTTGGTCTTTTCAGAACTATTCGATAGATaacacattcaaaacaaagtcGTCTCtacgagtgtgtgtgcgcaatcTGTGACTTTGTACACAGTTCCAATACAGAGTACAAGTTCATGGCACACTGTACTGGATGGAGTAGGTCATTGAGATAGCGCTGTGAATATTCAAAATACGAGTCCCATTATACAGTACTGTGTAAGCAACGTGTCAGTGACAAAGTGTTATGGTAAGGTACACATTGAAAGCACATAAATTTGGAAAACATCAGTGCATGTTATTTTCTTCAGTGAGGCTCCTGAAATCTCTCTCTTGGGTAAAGTCCCTTTTACAGATTTCCATTGTAGCCTTCAGATATTTGCAACAGCGTTCAACTACAATtggatcatttttagtctttggtACAAAGTGGACTGAAAGAATAATTATGTCTAAATAGGAAAACAAGTTAACAAAGAAAGA
This window of the Hippocampus zosterae strain Florida chromosome 1, ASM2543408v3, whole genome shotgun sequence genome carries:
- the pmt gene encoding phosphoethanolamine methyltransferase isoform X2, with the translated sequence MEHVRRTMTEFWKEHSKEATVQEMMLDSCAVELTQHELPEILSILPNLAGCRVLELGSGIGRYTSHLLKWADHVTAVDFMENFVEKNRQSNGHHKNVTFLQADVTKLDLPPNSVDFIFSNWLLMYLSDEEVHLLLKKMLVWLQPGGSLLYRESCHHRSGNCKREFNPTRYRTETQYSHMTASVQVEDEEAGQRFGFDIVFRKRVKTYIELKNNPNQICWLWEKVARSSDAKETFRTFQMFLDNNQYTRRGILCYEKMFGSGYVSTGGFSTTKEFVDLLNLQPGQKVLDVGCGIGGGDFYMAKTFGVEVLGLDLSENMVDIAMARAFAERLPSVEFEVADATKRTFPEGSFDVIYSRDTILHITDKLALFKRFHSWLRPGGQLLISDYCCGEKPWTPQFEAYVKQRGYILYTPSQYGKFIQDAGFCNVQTSDRTAHFIQTIKEELQRADEIKSEFIEEFSEEDYSTIVNGWIGKLERSTSGDQRWGLFHARKN
- the pmt gene encoding phosphoethanolamine methyltransferase isoform X1, whose amino-acid sequence is MSGGISSSLSPLRRTMTEFWKEHSKEATVQEMMLDSCAVELTQHELPEILSILPNLAGCRVLELGSGIGRYTSHLLKWADHVTAVDFMENFVEKNRQSNGHHKNVTFLQADVTKLDLPPNSVDFIFSNWLLMYLSDEEVHLLLKKMLVWLQPGGSLLYRESCHHRSGNCKREFNPTRYRTETQYSHMTASVQVEDEEAGQRFGFDIVFRKRVKTYIELKNNPNQICWLWEKVARSSDAKETFRTFQMFLDNNQYTRRGILCYEKMFGSGYVSTGGFSTTKEFVDLLNLQPGQKVLDVGCGIGGGDFYMAKTFGVEVLGLDLSENMVDIAMARAFAERLPSVEFEVADATKRTFPEGSFDVIYSRDTILHITDKLALFKRFHSWLRPGGQLLISDYCCGEKPWTPQFEAYVKQRGYILYTPSQYGKFIQDAGFCNVQTSDRTAHFIQTIKEELQRADEIKSEFIEEFSEEDYSTIVNGWIGKLERSTSGDQRWGLFHARKN